A window of Candidatus Saccharibacteria bacterium contains these coding sequences:
- a CDS encoding peptide chain release factor N(5)-glutamine methyltransferase, protein MNANSRPAAPVTLKTWLRQAAAQLQAAGIRSARLDSELLLTYVLQVDRPYLISHDDEPLSQPVLVQLQALLERRLERVPLAYLTGYKEFYGHRFAVSPATLVPRPETEVLVAMAVDAMTPGAAMLDIGTGSGCVAISVGLAMKGLIPAPIIRAIDVSEAALAMARDNARALGADVDFYLEDFRQHQGMQHDVVAANLPYVNPAWQNSPELAHEPPEALYADDDGLALINELLAMTPALLRPGGQLLLEADPRQLDRITEKALESGLVLRQRQGCVVHLARP, encoded by the coding sequence ATGAACGCGAACTCCAGGCCAGCGGCGCCAGTAACGCTTAAGACCTGGTTGCGACAGGCCGCGGCACAGCTACAGGCGGCCGGCATCCGATCGGCCCGGTTAGATAGTGAGTTGTTACTGACCTATGTGCTGCAGGTTGATCGGCCGTATCTAATCAGTCATGATGATGAACCGCTTTCGCAGCCGGTCTTGGTGCAGTTGCAGGCATTGCTTGAGCGACGGCTGGAACGCGTTCCCCTTGCCTATCTGACCGGCTACAAGGAGTTTTATGGTCATCGTTTTGCCGTATCACCGGCGACATTGGTACCGCGTCCCGAGACGGAGGTACTGGTAGCGATGGCCGTCGACGCCATGACACCGGGCGCGGCCATGCTTGATATCGGCACCGGATCCGGCTGTGTCGCCATCAGCGTGGGACTGGCAATGAAGGGACTGATACCCGCGCCCATCATCCGCGCCATCGACGTTTCCGAGGCCGCCTTGGCGATGGCGCGTGACAATGCACGGGCGCTTGGTGCCGATGTTGATTTTTATCTTGAGGATTTTCGGCAGCACCAGGGCATGCAGCATGATGTCGTGGCCGCCAACCTGCCATACGTAAACCCGGCGTGGCAGAACTCGCCAGAGCTGGCCCACGAGCCACCAGAAGCCCTGTACGCCGATGATGACGGCCTGGCGCTCATCAACGAGCTGCTGGCCATGACACCCGCCCTGCTGCGTCCTGGCGGCCAGCTGCTGCTTGAGGCTGATCCGCGCCAGCTTGACCGCATAACGGAAAAGGCCCTGGAATCGGGCCTTGTCTTGCGGCAGCGCCAGGGGTGCGTGGTGCATCTGGCGCGGCCCTAA